One segment of Xiphias gladius isolate SHS-SW01 ecotype Sanya breed wild chromosome 1, ASM1685928v1, whole genome shotgun sequence DNA contains the following:
- the LOC120788176 gene encoding interleukin-18 receptor accessory protein-like isoform X1 — translation MQTGYILVCLIFPIVLDGCCMGNHQNKRPATAGLIGLRQDTTHQHYRAVEGESFMMPCVKSTNRRINVVWSRTGDGRGGNEGPSFDCGKEFPAEVKHSGNYTCLTGGSKLYLHLQVVKNISLRCFRPEENKVELLNSAGGKVPCPGRNCSNNTDVRWYKGNIAVSEQRRDSCERNGLLHLCQVKSEFDPGVYFCDRQIIEQGVTWTFRRAVKVKVVPHKTTSNHPRIVYPAGNMTEEVELGWSHTLTCEVFFPYENKISADVRWYINYSGNKESMTQLHMERPQQRSEINGEYRVTRRAIIKEVTPQHLNHTYTCIANNTVGNSSVTIKLKKKIEVKWPSLVGYPFVSLLLVAGLGIVLHVKWLELKLIYKSHFQHGKHDGDDKEFDVFLSYLSPQSAEVEGGWPLFSQSGPDTDKEACLSSTDPLNTKECGAIQRPLEVLLPQVLEEQWGYRLCLLERDMLPGGAYTNDVILAIQRSQMLICLLSADYLCNSNAVFVLESGVQALLQNSVLKLLLIWTSGDPASLIQQDPPLPSVVQRALKVLPSLNWTSGKPARATCNFWRSLRKAMPDRRVKLVSLMQDQ, via the exons ATGCAAACCGGATACATTctggtttgtttaatctttCCCATTGTCTTGGACGGATGCTGTATGGGAAACCATCAAAACAAACGACCAG CAACTGCAGGACTCATAGGTCTTCGGCAGGATACTACACATCAGCACTACAGAGCCGTCGAGGGAGAGAGCTTTATGATGCCGTGTGTAAAATCCACGAACAGGCGCATAAACGTGGTGTGGTCCAGGACTGGAGATggcagaggaggaaatgaaggCCCATCCTTTGACTGTGGAAAAGAATTCCCAGCTGAAGTAAAACATTCTGGAAACTACACATGTCTCACAGG TGGCAGCAAGTTGTACTTGCATCTACAGGTGGTGAAGAATATCAGTCTGAGATGCTTCCGGCCTGAGGAGAACAAAGTAGAGCTGCTCAACAGTGCTGGCGGGAAGGTCCCCTGCCCGGGACGCAACTGTAGTAACAACACAGATGTCAGATGGTACAAG GGTAACATAGCTGTGTCTGAGCAGCGTAGAGACTCCTGTGAAAGGAATGGGCTGTTACATCTCTGCCAAGTCAAAAGCGAATTTGATCCTGGTGTATATTTCTGTGATAGACAAATAATTGAGCAGGGAGTCACGTGGACCTTCAGGAGGGCTGTTAAAGTCAAAGTTGTAC CACACAAGACAACAAGTAACCATCCAAGGATTGTGTATCCTGCTGGCAACATGACAGAGGAAGTGGAGCTTG GTTGGTCTCATACTCTGACCTGTGAGGTATTTTTTCCTTATGAGAATAAGATTTCAGCAGACGTGCGATGGTACATAAATTACAGTGGCAACAAAGAGAGTATGACTCAACTACACATGGAGAGGCCACA ACAGAGGTCGGAGATAAATGGAGAGTACAGGGTCACACGGAGAGCCATCATAAAAGAGGTGACTCCACAACACTTGAACCACACCTATACCTGCATTGCCAACAATACTGTCGGAAACAGCAGTGTCACTATCAAGCTCAAGAAGAAAATTGAAG TAAAATGGCCGTCACTGGTTGGGTATCCCTTTGTGTCTTTGCTGCTGGTAGCTGGGCTGGGAATTGTTTTGCATGTGAAATGGCTGGAACTAAAGCTAATCTACAAATCCCACTTCCAACATGGAAAACACGATGGAG ATGACAAAGAGTTTGATGTGTTTCTGTCATATCTGAGCCCTCAATcagcagaggtggagggaggtTGGCCCCTTTTCTCCCAATCAGGACCTGACACTGATAAGGAAG CATGTCTATCCAGCACGGACCCGCTGAACACTAAGGAGTGTGGAGCCATCCAGAGACCACTAGAAGTACTACTACCCCAAGTGTTGGAAGAACAGTGGGGATATCGCCTCTGTCTGCTGGAGAGGGACATGCTTCCAGGAGGAG CATATACAAATGATGTGATTCTGGCAATACAGAGAAGCCAAATGCTTATCTGTCTCCTGTCAGCTGACTACCTCTGCAACAGCAATGCTGTGTTCGTACTGGAGTCAGGAGTACAG GCTTTGCTGCAAAACTCTGTCCTCAAACTCCTGTTAATATGGACCAGTGGAGACCCAGCATCCCTTATCCAGCAGGACCCCCCACTGCCCTCAGTGGTCCAAAGGGCCTTGAAGGTGCTACCAAGTCTGAATTGGACGTCAGGCAAACCTGCCAGAGCCACCTGCAACTTCTGGAGGTCGTTGAGGAAGGCCATGCCTGATCGGAGAGTGAAGCTGGTATCACTCATGCAGGACCAATGA
- the LOC120794401 gene encoding interleukin-1 receptor-like 1 isoform X2: protein MTTVKIPLLFLLTSLAGVCPLRHSEIHSKAGEVVALLCPYTGYNQSHTKLVWTSHTPERMFVTNMSSADLSQMGVLVHGRSLVILSASVNHQGNYSCSLGKVSSQFWFMLTVNTAQSREYEERSRYSKTCYTQESCKLNCPDVNIPAENIPNITRNSITWHKEGESLSKDGYFSSVEEKDHGVYTCTRSYLYHGQTYNMTFTVVLDVKPKKSEKTAVIVSPRKNDVFHVDLGSTVVIDCKAVTYSDFDGVFWLSGKSFVDKKANLPVFYNSTRENNAEEIKMTASLVFRKVSEEDLSKNYTCKLESVYQTSSFVTITLAKKTRPLYIYLAVSIVGIIVVMVVTVVIYVKLKIDITLFLRDNLGFHSGGSDGKRYDAFLMCYKSNTDAGLNAHDRRWLESVLEERFGYRLCLYNHEVLPGKAEAVLDCVEHSQTVVLVPTSQDPAPGSGLLSAIHAALVERQTRLIFIKTETTEMSTSGSLHEALHLLTEAGDCVTWKGVSSMPPSSSFWKQLRYHLPVPQQAPKMRLLPQTAAQDDHC, encoded by the exons ATGACGACGGTGAAAATAcccctgctcttcctccttACATCATTGGCAG GCGTGTGTCCCTTAAGACACAGCGAGATACATTCAAAGGCAGGCGAGGTGGTGGCGCTGCTGTGCCCTTACACAGGGTATAATCAAAGTCATACCAAACTGGTCTGGACGAGTCACACACCCGAGAGGATGTTTGTCACCAACATGTCATCGGCTGACCTGTCACAGATGGGTGTGCTCGTACATGGCAGGAGTCTTGTGATTCTCAGCGCATCTGTAAACCATCAAGGGAATTACTCATGCTCTCTGGG GAAGGTCAGCAGCCAGTTCTGGTTCATGCTGACAGTAAACACAGCACAGTCCAGAGAGTATGAAGAGCGGAGCAGGTACTCTAAGACATGTTACACACAAGAGTCCTGCAAATTGAATTGCCCAGATGTAAATATCCCTGCTGAAAATATCCCGAATATTACCCGTAACAGCATCACATGGCACAAG GAGGGTGAGTCTTTGTCTAAAGACGGTTACTTCTCAAGTGTGGAAGAGAAAGACCACGGTGTTTACACCTGTACCAGATCTTACCTGTATCATGGACAAACATACAATATGACCTTTACAGTGGTACTTGATGTCAAACCAAAGA AATCGGAGAAAACTGCAGTAATCGTTTCGCCACGCAAGAATGATGTATTTCATGTAGATTTGG GCTCAACAGTGGTGATTGATTGTAAAGCTGTTACGTATTCGGACTTTGACGGGGTGTTCTGGTTGAGTGGGAAATCATTTGTCGACAAAAAGGCCAACTTACCAGTTTTCTACAACAGCACACG gGAAAATAATGCTGAAGAAATAAAGATGACAGCATCTCTGGTCTTCAGAAAGGTGTCGGAGGAGGATCTATCAAAAAATTATACCTGTAAACTCGAAAGTGTTTACCAAACCTCAAGCTTTGTCACCATCACTCTGgccaaaaaaa CTCGCCCTTTGTACATTTACCTGGCCGTCAGCATTGTGGGCATCATTGTGGTAATGGTTGTGACAGTAGTTATCTATGTGAAGTTGAAAATTGACATCACGCTTTTCCTAAGAGACAATCTTGGCTTCCATAGCGGTGGCTCGG ATGGAAAACGCTACGATGCCTTTTTGATGTGTTATAAGAGCAACACGGATGCAGGACTAAATGCTCATGACAGAAGATGGCTGGAGAGTGTTTTGGAAGAGAGGTTCGGTTACCGTCTCTGTCTCTACAATCATGAAGTCTTACCAGGGAAAG cagaggcagTGTTAGACTGCGTAGAGCACAGCCAGACGGTGGTTTTGGTTCCTACCTCTCAAGATCCTGCTCCAGGGTCTGGACTGCTGAGTGCCATCCATGCAGCCCTTGTGGAGCGGCAGACTCGCTTGATTTTCATCAAAACTGAGACAACAGAAATGTCGACGTCAGGTTCCTTACACGAGGCCTTACATCTTCTTACTGAGGCTGGAGACTGTGTCACCTGGAAGGGCGTAAGCTCCATGCCaccatcctcctccttctgGAAGCAGCTACGTTATCACCTACCTGTGCCACAGCAGGCACCAAAAATGAGGCTTTTACCACAGACAGCTGCCCAGGATGAtcattgttaa
- the LOC120788176 gene encoding interleukin-18 receptor accessory protein-like isoform X2: MQTGYILVCLIFPIVLDGCCMGNHQNKRPATAGLIGLRQDTTHQHYRAVEGESFMMPCVKSTNRRINVVWSRTGDGRGGNEGPSFDCGKEFPAEVKHSGNYTCLTGGSKLYLHLQVVKNISLRCFRPEENKVELLNSAGGKVPCPGRNCSNNTDVRWYKGNIAVSEQRRDSCERNGLLHLCQVKSEFDPGVYFCDRQIIEQGVTWTFRRAVKVKVVPHKTTSNHPRIVYPAGNMTEEVELGWSHTLTCEVFFPYENKISADVRWYINYSGNKESMTQLHMERPQQRSEINGEYRVTRRAIIKEVTPQHLNHTYTCIANNTVGNSSVTIKLKKKIEDDKEFDVFLSYLSPQSAEVEGGWPLFSQSGPDTDKEACLSSTDPLNTKECGAIQRPLEVLLPQVLEEQWGYRLCLLERDMLPGGAYTNDVILAIQRSQMLICLLSADYLCNSNAVFVLESGVQALLQNSVLKLLLIWTSGDPASLIQQDPPLPSVVQRALKVLPSLNWTSGKPARATCNFWRSLRKAMPDRRVKLVSLMQDQ; encoded by the exons ATGCAAACCGGATACATTctggtttgtttaatctttCCCATTGTCTTGGACGGATGCTGTATGGGAAACCATCAAAACAAACGACCAG CAACTGCAGGACTCATAGGTCTTCGGCAGGATACTACACATCAGCACTACAGAGCCGTCGAGGGAGAGAGCTTTATGATGCCGTGTGTAAAATCCACGAACAGGCGCATAAACGTGGTGTGGTCCAGGACTGGAGATggcagaggaggaaatgaaggCCCATCCTTTGACTGTGGAAAAGAATTCCCAGCTGAAGTAAAACATTCTGGAAACTACACATGTCTCACAGG TGGCAGCAAGTTGTACTTGCATCTACAGGTGGTGAAGAATATCAGTCTGAGATGCTTCCGGCCTGAGGAGAACAAAGTAGAGCTGCTCAACAGTGCTGGCGGGAAGGTCCCCTGCCCGGGACGCAACTGTAGTAACAACACAGATGTCAGATGGTACAAG GGTAACATAGCTGTGTCTGAGCAGCGTAGAGACTCCTGTGAAAGGAATGGGCTGTTACATCTCTGCCAAGTCAAAAGCGAATTTGATCCTGGTGTATATTTCTGTGATAGACAAATAATTGAGCAGGGAGTCACGTGGACCTTCAGGAGGGCTGTTAAAGTCAAAGTTGTAC CACACAAGACAACAAGTAACCATCCAAGGATTGTGTATCCTGCTGGCAACATGACAGAGGAAGTGGAGCTTG GTTGGTCTCATACTCTGACCTGTGAGGTATTTTTTCCTTATGAGAATAAGATTTCAGCAGACGTGCGATGGTACATAAATTACAGTGGCAACAAAGAGAGTATGACTCAACTACACATGGAGAGGCCACA ACAGAGGTCGGAGATAAATGGAGAGTACAGGGTCACACGGAGAGCCATCATAAAAGAGGTGACTCCACAACACTTGAACCACACCTATACCTGCATTGCCAACAATACTGTCGGAAACAGCAGTGTCACTATCAAGCTCAAGAAGAAAATTGAAG ATGACAAAGAGTTTGATGTGTTTCTGTCATATCTGAGCCCTCAATcagcagaggtggagggaggtTGGCCCCTTTTCTCCCAATCAGGACCTGACACTGATAAGGAAG CATGTCTATCCAGCACGGACCCGCTGAACACTAAGGAGTGTGGAGCCATCCAGAGACCACTAGAAGTACTACTACCCCAAGTGTTGGAAGAACAGTGGGGATATCGCCTCTGTCTGCTGGAGAGGGACATGCTTCCAGGAGGAG CATATACAAATGATGTGATTCTGGCAATACAGAGAAGCCAAATGCTTATCTGTCTCCTGTCAGCTGACTACCTCTGCAACAGCAATGCTGTGTTCGTACTGGAGTCAGGAGTACAG GCTTTGCTGCAAAACTCTGTCCTCAAACTCCTGTTAATATGGACCAGTGGAGACCCAGCATCCCTTATCCAGCAGGACCCCCCACTGCCCTCAGTGGTCCAAAGGGCCTTGAAGGTGCTACCAAGTCTGAATTGGACGTCAGGCAAACCTGCCAGAGCCACCTGCAACTTCTGGAGGTCGTTGAGGAAGGCCATGCCTGATCGGAGAGTGAAGCTGGTATCACTCATGCAGGACCAATGA
- the LOC120794401 gene encoding interleukin-1 receptor-like 1 isoform X1, with amino-acid sequence MTTVKIPLLFLLTSLAGVCPLRHSEIHSKAGEVVALLCPYTGYNQSHTKLVWTSHTPERMFVTNMSSADLSQMGVLVHGRSLVILSASVNHQGNYSCSLGKVSSQFWFMLTVNTAQSREYEERSRYSKTCYTQESCKLNCPDVNIPAENIPNITRNSITWHKEGESLSKDGYFSSVEEKDHGVYTCTRSYLYHGQTYNMTFTVVLDVKPKKSEKTAVIVSPRKNDVFHVDLGSTVVIDCKAVTYSDFDGVFWLSGKSFVDKKANLPVFYNSTRENNAEEIKMTASLVFRKVSEEDLSKNYTCKLESVYQTSSFVTITLAKKTRPLYIYLAVSIVGIIVVMVVTVVIYVKLKIDITLFLRDNLGFHSGGSDGKRYDAFLMCYKSNTDAGLNAHDRRWLESVLEERFGYRLCLYNHEVLPGKAAAEAVLDCVEHSQTVVLVPTSQDPAPGSGLLSAIHAALVERQTRLIFIKTETTEMSTSGSLHEALHLLTEAGDCVTWKGVSSMPPSSSFWKQLRYHLPVPQQAPKMRLLPQTAAQDDHC; translated from the exons ATGACGACGGTGAAAATAcccctgctcttcctccttACATCATTGGCAG GCGTGTGTCCCTTAAGACACAGCGAGATACATTCAAAGGCAGGCGAGGTGGTGGCGCTGCTGTGCCCTTACACAGGGTATAATCAAAGTCATACCAAACTGGTCTGGACGAGTCACACACCCGAGAGGATGTTTGTCACCAACATGTCATCGGCTGACCTGTCACAGATGGGTGTGCTCGTACATGGCAGGAGTCTTGTGATTCTCAGCGCATCTGTAAACCATCAAGGGAATTACTCATGCTCTCTGGG GAAGGTCAGCAGCCAGTTCTGGTTCATGCTGACAGTAAACACAGCACAGTCCAGAGAGTATGAAGAGCGGAGCAGGTACTCTAAGACATGTTACACACAAGAGTCCTGCAAATTGAATTGCCCAGATGTAAATATCCCTGCTGAAAATATCCCGAATATTACCCGTAACAGCATCACATGGCACAAG GAGGGTGAGTCTTTGTCTAAAGACGGTTACTTCTCAAGTGTGGAAGAGAAAGACCACGGTGTTTACACCTGTACCAGATCTTACCTGTATCATGGACAAACATACAATATGACCTTTACAGTGGTACTTGATGTCAAACCAAAGA AATCGGAGAAAACTGCAGTAATCGTTTCGCCACGCAAGAATGATGTATTTCATGTAGATTTGG GCTCAACAGTGGTGATTGATTGTAAAGCTGTTACGTATTCGGACTTTGACGGGGTGTTCTGGTTGAGTGGGAAATCATTTGTCGACAAAAAGGCCAACTTACCAGTTTTCTACAACAGCACACG gGAAAATAATGCTGAAGAAATAAAGATGACAGCATCTCTGGTCTTCAGAAAGGTGTCGGAGGAGGATCTATCAAAAAATTATACCTGTAAACTCGAAAGTGTTTACCAAACCTCAAGCTTTGTCACCATCACTCTGgccaaaaaaa CTCGCCCTTTGTACATTTACCTGGCCGTCAGCATTGTGGGCATCATTGTGGTAATGGTTGTGACAGTAGTTATCTATGTGAAGTTGAAAATTGACATCACGCTTTTCCTAAGAGACAATCTTGGCTTCCATAGCGGTGGCTCGG ATGGAAAACGCTACGATGCCTTTTTGATGTGTTATAAGAGCAACACGGATGCAGGACTAAATGCTCATGACAGAAGATGGCTGGAGAGTGTTTTGGAAGAGAGGTTCGGTTACCGTCTCTGTCTCTACAATCATGAAGTCTTACCAGGGAAAG ctgcagcagaggcagTGTTAGACTGCGTAGAGCACAGCCAGACGGTGGTTTTGGTTCCTACCTCTCAAGATCCTGCTCCAGGGTCTGGACTGCTGAGTGCCATCCATGCAGCCCTTGTGGAGCGGCAGACTCGCTTGATTTTCATCAAAACTGAGACAACAGAAATGTCGACGTCAGGTTCCTTACACGAGGCCTTACATCTTCTTACTGAGGCTGGAGACTGTGTCACCTGGAAGGGCGTAAGCTCCATGCCaccatcctcctccttctgGAAGCAGCTACGTTATCACCTACCTGTGCCACAGCAGGCACCAAAAATGAGGCTTTTACCACAGACAGCTGCCCAGGATGAtcattgttaa
- the LOC120793215 gene encoding interleukin-18 receptor 1-like: protein MVKVLLLPLILLLTSKTGACRPRHKEICVKEGEMVALQCPSHINHNSDAKPIWTSYATQEVDLTNMSSAEQRQMGVQVYGMSLVILSASENHQGNYSCSLGNVSSQLWFMLTVNTAQSREYEERTKYSKTCYAQESCKLNCPDVNIPAENIPNITRNSITWHKEGESLSKDGYFSSVEEKDHGVYTCTRSYLYHGQTYNMTFTVVLDVKPKKSEKTAVIVSPRKNDVFHVDLGSTVVIDCKAVTYSDFDGVFWLSGKSFVDKKANLSVFYNCTRENNAEEIKMTASLVFRKVSEEDLSKNYTCKLETVYQTSSFVTITLIKKACPSYISLALSVVGILVVMAVALVIYVKLKIDITLFLRDTLGCHSSGSDGKSYDAFLMYYKSDTDEGLNAHDRRWLESVLEETFGYRLCLYDRDVLPGKAAAEAVLDCTEQSRTVVLVPTSPDPGPGSGLLSAIHAALVERQTRLIFIKTETTEMSMSGSLHEALHLLTEAGDCVTWKGVSSMPPSSSFWKQLRYHLPVPQHAPKMRLLPQTIQDVALW from the exons ATGGTGAAAGTACTTCTGCTCCCTCTGATTCTCCTCCTTACATCAAAAACAG GTGCGTGCCGCCCGAGACACAAGGAGATATGTGTCAAGGAAGGTGAGATGGTGGCGCTGCAGTGCCCTTCTCACATTAATCATAACAGTGATGCCAAACCGATCTGGACCAGTTATGCCACCCAGGAGGTGGATCTGACCAACATGTCATCAGCTGAGCAGAGGCAGATGGGAGTGCAGGTTTATGGGATGAGCCTTGTTATTCTCAGTGCATCTGAAAATCATCAGGGGAATTACTCTTGCTCTCTGGG GAATGTCAGCAGCCAGTTATGGTTCATGCTGACAGTAAACACAGCACAGTCCAGAGAGTATGAAGAGAGGACCAAGTACTCTAAGACATGTTACGCACAAGAGTCCTGCAAATTGAATTGCCCAGATGTAAATATCCCTGCTGAAAATATCCCGAATATTACCCGTAACAGCATCACATGGCACAAG GAGGGTGAGTCTTTGTCTAAAGACGGTTACTTCTCAAGTGTGGAAGAGAAAGACCACGGTGTTTACACCTGTACCAGATCTTACCTGTATCATGGACAAACATACAATATGACCTTTACAGTGGTACTTGATGTCAAACCAAAGA AATCGGAGAAAACTGCAGTAATCGTTTCGCCACGCAAGAATGATGTATTTCATGTAGATTTGG GCTCAACAGTGGTGATTGATTGTAAAGCTGTTACATATTCGGACTTTGACGGGGTGTTCTGGTTGAGTGGGAAATCATTTGTCGACAAAAAGGCCAACTTATCAGTTTTCTACAATTGCACACG gGAAAATAATGCTGAAGAAATAAAGATGACAGCATCTCTGGTCTTCAGAAAGGTGTCGGAGGAGGATCTATCAAAAAATTATACCTGTAAACTGGAAACTGTCTACCAAACCTCAAGCTTTGTCACCATCACTCTGATCAAAAAAG CTTGCCCTTCATACATTTCCCTGGCTCTCAGCGTTGTGGGCATCTTGGTGGTAATGGCTGTGGCATTAGTTATCTATGTGAAGTTGAAAATTGACATCACGCTTTTCCTAAGAGACACTCTTGGCTGCCATAGCAGCGGATCAG ATGGAAAAAGCTACGATGCCTTTTTGATGTATTATAAGAGCGACACAGATGAAGGACTAAATGCTCATGACAGAAGATGGCTGGAGAGTGTTTTGGAAGAGACGTTTGGTTACCGTCTCTGTCTTTATGATCGTGATGTCCTACCAGGGAAAG ctgcagcagaggcagTGTTAGACTGCACAGAGCAGAGCCGGACGGTGGTTTTGGTTCCCACCTCTCCAGATCCTGGTCCAGGGTCTGGACTGCTGAGTGCCATCCATGCAGCCCTTGTGGAGCGGCAGACTCGATTGATTTTCATCAAAACTGAGACAACTGAAATGTCGATGTCAGGTTCCTTACACGAGGCCTTACATCTTCTTACTGAGGCTGGAGACTGTGTCACCTGGAAGGGCGTAAGCTCCATGCCaccatcctcctccttctgGAAGCAGCTACGTTATCACCTACCTGTGCCACAGCACGCACCAAAAATGAGGCTTTTACCACAGACAATTCAGGATGTTGCGTTGTGGTAA